The Stigmatella ashevillena genomic sequence CTCGGCGCGCCCGCCGGGGCGAAGCTGTCCGTCATCCCCTTCGAGTAAGCCCGGCGATCAGGGAACCCGCACCACCCGGTGCGTGCCCCGCAGCAACTCCAGCCATCGCTCGCCCGCCTCCACCGGGGCGCCTCGCGGATCCACCAGCGCCAGCGCCAGGTGCGTCTCGGCGCGCACCGCGTCCAGCGAGGTGGGATCCAACTCCAGCAGCCCCCCACCCACGAGCGCCACGCGCACCCAGGCATGCGGCCTCGCCGCCCCGCCCTCCAACACCAGCAGGCCATGCACCAGCGCCACCCGGTGCCCCTGCGCCTGCGCCTCTGCCGCGAAGCGCAGCGCGTGGGCCAGACATCCCCCCGCCTCGCCCTCTCCGCCCGCGCGCCAGTCCGCCGCGCCCGGCCCCTTCTCCGGAAAGGCCGCATGCACCCGCGCGGCCAGGGCCCGGGCTGCGCCAGGCTCCCACTCCGTCATTCCCGGCAGCCGCTCTGGCACCGGCCACGCGGGCTCGAAGGCCAGCGCCCCCGCGCGCCCTTGCACGGGCACGCCTTGGGCGAAGAGCTCTGGCGGAGGACGCACCTTCTCCCCAGGGGCCGCCCGCGTGAAACGGGACTCGCCCACCTCCAGCACCTCGAGCCACCCCTGCGCGTCGTAGCGCGCCCGGAAGGGTACCCCCAGCAACGTGCCCTCCGCCTCACGCCCCTTCGAAGCAGTCAGGCAATGCACTCCCTCCCGGCCCGTCAGCTCCTCCCGGCCCGTCACACACCCCAGGCGAGGCGGCCCTCGCCACAACCAGAGCGCCTGGGGCACGCTGCCCGTCCCCTCCACCGTCCCGTCCGCGCTCAGCGCCAGCGTCACCTCCTGTTTGCGCTCCCCCACCTGTCCCCCACGCGTGTGCAGGTGGCGCGAGACATAGGTGAATTGCCCGGCGGACCGCCTCAACGTCACCCGGCCTACCGGCACCCCGCGCCACGAGAAGAGGTAACTCAATGAGTCCTCTGGCCCCTGGGGCATGGACGACCCTCCCCCTCTCGGCGGGGTGGACGTAGCAGGTAGGGGCAGGAGAAAGACGCAGAGCAGACCGGCCCGGGCGCCAAAGCGCGCAAGGAATTGAGGAACGGGGCGGAAAGGCAGGCTAGCGTCACGGCTGCTCATGGGAGCCAAACGGTACCTCTTCGGCTTCGGACTTGTCGGGGGGCTTGTCTCCGCGCTCCTCCTCGGCACGTTGCTACAGACATTCGCCCACCAGGAGTTGGGCTCCGAGGGCTGGCTCTTGCTGCTGACCGCCACCCCCCTGCTCTACCTGCTGGGCGGGTGGTTGAGCTGGTTCAGCTGGGCAGGGTACCGCAACCGGATCCGCCGGCGCGTCATCACCCGGCTGGCCGAGGGGGACCTGGCCATCACCACCCAGGCCGAGTTCGAGGGCCGCGAGGACGTGCGCCGCCTGCTGTCCTCCCTGCGCCGCGCCATCTCCCAGGTGCAGCGGGTGACGACGAACATGCACCGCACCAGCACCAGCGTCTCCGAGCAGGCGCGAATGCTGCTGGAGGCCGCGCGGCGGCAGGGCCAGGCGGTGGACCACTCGCTGGAGGCGGTGTCCCGCATGGGAGAAACGCTCCAGGGAGCTGGCCAGCGGGTGGCGCAGATGGACAGCTTCGCCCACGAGACGACGAACGCGCTGGTGGAGATGACGGAGCGGCTCCAGCAGGTGGGCTTCGCCCTGTCCAGCCTGGATGAGTTCTCCCACCACACCAGCGAGCTGGTGCAGGCCATGAGCGAGCGGCTGGACAACATCGCCGCCGCGGGAGACGAGCTCGCGCTGTTCGCCAACGAGGCCGAGAGCTTCGTGTCCGTGGTGGGCACGGGCATCGATGCGGTGCGCCGCCGTGCCAGCGAGACGAACGAGCTGGCCCAGGCCGTCACCGCCACCGCCCAGCGGGGCGAGGAGCTGGTCAACGACAGCGTCAAGGGCATGTACCGGGTGAAGGAGACGGTGCGCAAGGCCGCGGAGATCGTCGACTCGTTGGGCACGCGCTCGCGGGAGATTGGCCGCATCGTGGACGTCATCCAGGAG encodes the following:
- a CDS encoding transglutaminase domain-containing protein translates to MPQGPEDSLSYLFSWRGVPVGRVTLRRSAGQFTYVSRHLHTRGGQVGERKQEVTLALSADGTVEGTGSVPQALWLWRGPPRLGCVTGREELTGREGVHCLTASKGREAEGTLLGVPFRARYDAQGWLEVLEVGESRFTRAAPGEKVRPPPELFAQGVPVQGRAGALAFEPAWPVPERLPGMTEWEPGAARALAARVHAAFPEKGPGAADWRAGGEGEAGGCLAHALRFAAEAQAQGHRVALVHGLLVLEGGAARPHAWVRVALVGGGLLELDPTSLDAVRAETHLALALVDPRGAPVEAGERWLELLRGTHRVVRVP